The following proteins are co-located in the Triticum aestivum cultivar Chinese Spring chromosome 1A, IWGSC CS RefSeq v2.1, whole genome shotgun sequence genome:
- the LOC123186983 gene encoding replication protein A 70 kDa DNA-binding subunit C, with product MDGAPRLTAGAVREIWELPDGPGTIQPVLQVADLRAVTTKNPVGHQSERYRMLLSDGVHSQQSMLSTNHNHLVKTGALRQGSIVHLQDITCNTIQNRRIIIVVELDILLSECDLIGKPKIYDKSLPAGHVPNLPASAAQANSGNHSNGPGMLGNGVAPRVEQSTNNQSYGGPYNGVHSPADPSIGRTLQPGPNNVSSGGSYGTMPAQNTMNGGNMAQPNSQRPYNGVHSPVGPSIGQTVQPGPNNVSPGGSYGAMSAQNTMNGNMVQPNSQRPLVNSHQNQRFAVPGAGGGISPPGNVYGRPAQPSYQQPPPVYTNSGPAAKNGAALRTVPISALNPYQRTWTIKARVAAKSQVKHYNNARGPGKLFNFDLRDAHGGEIRAVCFNTQLDQFYDLIEVDKVYLISRGSLKPANKQFNHLNNDYEVTLDGATTIEVCSDDDSSIPRQQFDFRQISEIANMDKDTMVDLLGVVTSVSPSSPFTRKDGVETQKRVLQLRDMSGCSVEITFWGGFCNAEGQQLQSLCDSGSNPVLALRSVRVGEFKGRNVSTIGSSFLKINPDFPAAESLRQWYITEGKNAACTSLSMGGSGMGRTDDRKTVEQIKAENLGRSEKPDWITVKGAISHISTDNFCYPACTTEVNGTRCNKKVTNNGDGMWQCDKCEQSTPNCEYRYMLQCQIQDYTGTSYATAFHDAGKDIIGLPAQDLYRIKHEEQDDEKFADIIQKVRFELFLFKLKVKEEVFNDEPRVKCYIVNAQKLEDTSKESRFLLGPIDSLLVDDGLGPTPGVSGAAAVNTGFTSNTGTYSTNMSGPNQFGQRTSSSSMVPATPSATRYSQNCSICGSTGHSVQNCPAVAMDMQQPAASGYAASSYGSSPGDAGSGLCFKCNQPGHFSRDCPQQEATSYRSPAANANANSGLCYKCNQPGHFSRDCPGQAANSYGASAGGNAGAGGLCFKCNQPGHFSRDCPGQVANSYGASAGGNAGAAGLCYKCNQPGHFARDCQAQAAAPQRQAYGNGAASGGYNRQSYVGSF from the exons GGCGCCGCGGCTGACGGCGGGGGCGGTGAGGGAGATATGGGAGCTGCCGGACGGGCCGGGGACCATCCAGCCGGTGCTGCAGGTGGCGGACCTGCGCGCCGTCACCACCAAGAACCCCGTCGGCCACCAGTCGGAGCGCTACCGCATGCTGCTCTCCGACGGCGTCCACTCCCAGCAGTCCATGCTCTCCACCAACCACAACCACCTCGTCAAGACCGGCGCCCTCCGCCAGGGCTCCATCGTCCACCTCCAGGACATCACCTGCAACACCATCCAGAACCGCAG GATCATTATTGTTGTCGAACTTGATATTCTGCTAAGTGAGTGTGATTTGATCGGGAAGCCAAAGATTTATGACAAGAGCTTACCTGCGGGACATGTGCCTAACTTACCAGCCAGTGCTGCTCAAGCAAATAGTGGAAACCATTCCAATGGTCCAGGCATGCTTGGCAATGGTGTAGCCCCAAGGGTGGAGCAGAGTACTAACAATCAGTCGTATGGTGGACCCTACAATGGTGTTCACAGCCCAGCGGACCCTTCTATTGGCCGGACACTCCAACCTGGACCTAACAATGTGTCGTCTGGTGGATCTTATGGTACAATGCCAGCACAGAACACAATGAATGGCGGCAATATGGCGCAGCCAAACTCTCAGCGGCCTTACAATGGTGTTCACAGCCCAGTGGGCCCTTCTATTGGTCAGACAGTCCAACCTGGACCTAACAATGTGTCGCCTGGTGGATCTTATGGTGCAATGTCAGCGCAGAACACAATGAATGGCAATATGGTGCAGCCAAACTCCCAGCGGCCTTTAGTGAACTCTCATCAAAACCAAAGATTTGCAGTTCCTGGCGCAGGTGGGGGCATAAGCCCCCCTGGCAATGTTTATGGGCGTCCCGCTCAGCCTTCGTATCAGCAGCCACCTCCAGTTTATACAAATAGTGGCCCAGCTGCTAAGAACGGAGCTGCCCTTCGCACCGTCCCGATTTCTGCACTCAACCCTTACCAACGTACATGGACAATAAAGGCTAGGGTGGCTGCCAAGAGTCAGGTCAAGCACTACAACAATGCAAGAGGTCCAGGCAAACTCTTCAACTTTGATCTCCGTGATGCACACGGTGGAGAAATTCGTGCAGTATGCTTTAATACACAGTTGGATCAGTTCTATGACCTGATTGAGGTTGATAAAGTGTACTTGATATCTAGAGGGTCGCTGAAACCTGCAAATAAGCAGTTTAACCATTTGAACAATGACTACGAAGTCACTCTGGATGGTGCAACAACCATAGAAGTTTGTTCTGATGATGATAGCAGCATCCCTAGGCAGCAGTTTGATTTCCGACAGATCAGCGAAATAGCTAACATGGATAAAGACACCATGGTGGATTTGCTTGGGGTTGTTACATCAGTTAGCCCTTCTTCTCCATTTACACGGAAGGATGGTGTGGAAACCCAGAAAAGAGTCCTTCAACTGAGGGACATGTCTGGTTGCAGTGTGGAAATAACCTTTTGGGGTGGCTTCTGTAATGCTGAAGGACAGCAGCTGCAGTCGCTGTGTGATTCTGGTTCAAATCCTGTGCTTGCCCTGAGATCTGTCCGTGTTGGTGAATTCAAGGGCAGAAATGTAAGCACAATTGGCTCAAGCTTCTTAAAAATAAATCCAGACTTCCCTGCTGCCGAAAGTCTGAGGCAGTGGTACATAACTGAAGGGAAAAACGCTGCTTGCACTTCTTTATCTATGGGAGGGTCaggcatgggccggactgatgaccGAAAAACTGTTGAGCAGATCAAGGCTGAAAACTTGGGGAGATCAGAGAAGCCTGATTGGATCACTGTTAAGGGTGCAATTTCACACATCAGCACCGACAACTTCTGTTACCCAGCTTGCACCACGGAGGTTAATGGTACACGCTGCAACAAAAAGGTCACGAATAATGGCGATGGTATGTGGCAATGTGACAAATGTGAGCAGAGCACTCCAAATTGCGAGTATAGGTACATGCTCCAGTGTCAAATCCAGGATTATACCGGGACCAGCTATGCAACTGCATTCCATGACGCTGGCAAGGATATAATTGGCCTCCCAGCACAAGATCTGTACAGGATAAAACATGAAGAGCAAGATGATGAGAAATTCGCAGACATCATACAGAAGGTCCGTTTTGAGCTATTCCTTTTCAAGCTGAAAGTCAAGGAAGAAGTGTTTAATGATGAACCTCGGGTGAAATGCTACATTGTTAATGCTCAGAAATTGGAGGACACGTCGAAAGAGTCTCGCTTTCTACTGGGACCAATTGATAGCCTTTTGGTGGACGATGGCTTAGGTCCAACCCCTGGGGTGAGTGGTGCTGCTGCTGTCAACACTGGTTTCACCTCCAACACTGGTACCTACAGCACGAATATGAGTGGCCCAAATCAGTTTGGGCAGCGAACGAGCTCATCTAGCATGGTGCCTGCCACACCATCAGCGACACGATATTCACAGAACTGCAGTATTTGTGGGTCCACTGGGCATAGTGTGCAGAACTGCCCTGCAGTGGCCATGGATATGCAGCAACCAGCAGCAAGCGGCTACGCGGCTAGTTCCTATGGCTCTTCACCTGGTGATGCCGGCTCGGGTCTGTGCTTCAAATGCAACCAGCCCGGGCACTTCTCCAGAGACTGTCCACAGCAGGAGGCTACCTCCTACAGGTCTCCAGCCGCCAACGCCAATGCCAACTCGGGTCTGTGCTACAAATGCAATCAGCCTGGGCACTTCTCCAGAGACTGCCCAGGGCAGGCGGCTAACTCCTATGGCGCCTCAGCTGGTGGCAACGCCGGCGCAGGTGGCCTGTGCTTCAAATGCAATCAGCCTGGGCACTTCTCCAGAGACTGCCCAGGGCAGGTGGCTAACTCCTATGGGGCCTCAGCTGGTGGCAACGCCGGCGCAGCTGGCCTGTGCTACAAGTGTAACCAGCCTGGGCACTTTGCCAGAGACTGTCAGGCGCAGGCTGCTGCTCCCCAGCGCCAGGCTTACGGGAACGGTGCCGCATCAGGAGGGTACAACCGGCAGTCCTATGTCGGTAGCTTCTGA